Genomic segment of Panicum virgatum strain AP13 chromosome 2K, P.virgatum_v5, whole genome shotgun sequence:
GATGCAGCGGCCTCCATGGACAAAACCTCTGGCTATGGTAAGCCCAGCCAGGCATGCCCACTACTACCTGATGCACACATATTGCTCATGTGAGTTTACTTATTTACATCCATGCTTATATTTAAGTAGCACACAATTAAATTACAAAGCAcatgttttctatttttctcattTGCGCAGGTTTGCTAACAATAAAGcaggaattttttttttatgGAAGCAATCCCCCTTCGACAGCTAAAGAAGATAACACTGCTAACCAGAGCGTAACCAATTGCTTTGCTGAGGATAAAACAAACCAGGACAGCAATATAAAACCAAGTAAAAGGCAGAAACATTCATCTGAGGTATGCACCTTCTAATTCTCTGTGATTACCTCATGACTTGCTATGTTTGTGCTTTGTTTCCTGTAGTTTAGTGACCTACGTAGGTGTTAGCATTTTTTAGATCTCGTTTATGCTTGATGCATCATTTTCTACTAGCTTCCTTAGCAACGTGCTTTTGCATTGTGCTTCAATTATGTGTTGTCCTGTTATTACTGGTCGGTGCTGTAATGTCCGCCAGCGTAAATTCACCACGAGGATAGAAATTCATTGCGTTTGCTAATGTTAGAAGTCATACCTGAGACTCTGGATCCACAGACACTGTTCTTACTTGTAAGTTATTAGGGTATATAAATTGTGTAGGTAATTCCACCAGTGACGCAGTTGCTAATCAAGCTTGTAATGCTCCTGATATTGATCTTATTTGGTCTATTGACAATTTGATATggttgttttgtaattagtctgaTAACAACAACATTCTTTTTTGTTCTGAGCAAGTTCAGTAGGTTTCATTAGTCCGGCCAATGTCAAAATTCtgattatttctttttattcatTTATTGCAGCCTAAAACTGTGAATGCTTTTCAACGGGTGAGGCTGGAGGATGTCAAATTTGCAGATGAGAGACTTCAGGATAACTCTTATTGGGCTAAGGTGCTTTACTGCTTCGTTGATCATATATTCAGGTGAGGTGTTGAGAGATTTTAACATGCCTCAGCTAACCTTTTATGGCCTATCTATCTTTTAGGGTGGTGGAGAAACTGGTTTTGATGCGAAGGCGCAAGAGATCCTTGGTCAAGTCGAGGAAGGTTGGTACTTCCTGTTCCCTTTGATTTTCCTTTTGAGAGCATTTATTGGAAAACACGTTCCTTTCTGATTCCGGGTTTATTCTATCTGTCTTGCTGCAGGGGCTTTTGGCGTGAGAAGACCAAGAAGAAGCGCGGAACATACAGGGGTGGACAAATTGACCTACAAACTCACTCGATCAAGTTTGACAATTCGGATGACGAGTGACCGCTTAGCTTCACCAAAGATGGGAGTTGGGAGAAGTCTACTGCATTTAGCAGCTGACCATTTCTATGGACAATTACCCGATCAGTCTTGCTCTGGTTGGAAGGTTTTGGAGGTGAGGTGGTGCTACGTGGTAAACTATCGAAGTCATATGTCGAGTGCGAGGAATCTGAAACTTTAATGAAGAAACACGGTCTAGCGATTTTCACATACTTTCACATCCAGATTTCATATTTTTTGAGAACCTTTAATAGTATCCGTGGAGTAAGAGACACCATAATCTGAGAGGTAGGTTAttattttttgcatttttctccCCACAGCCATATGAAATTAATACATCTACACAATGCTCTTATCTTAGATTATATCCATGAATAAAAGTTGATATGTCAATTTATTTGTAACTGAGATATTTCTATGGTTTGCATGCACAGAGCCTACATACATACATTTACAATGTCTTAATTACATAACAACGTGTGCACAGATATGTCAATTTGCATGTATTTTCAGGAACTAACTGAAGCATACAAATATTTGCTTCCACCTTTTTTT
This window contains:
- the LOC120684202 gene encoding uncharacterized protein LOC120684202 isoform X1 is translated as MFSIFLICAGLLTIKQEFFFYGSNPPSTAKEDNTANQSVTNCFAEDKTNQDSNIKPSKRQKHSSEPKTVNAFQRVRLEDVKFADERLQDNSYWAKGGGETGFDAKAQEILGQVEEGAFGVRRPRRSAEHTGVDKLTYKLTRSSLTIRMTSDRLASPKMGVGRSLLHLAADHFYGQLPDQSCSGWKVLEVRWCYVVNYRSHMSSARNLKL
- the LOC120684202 gene encoding uncharacterized protein LOC120684202 isoform X2 codes for the protein MFSIFLICAGLLTIKQEFFFYGSNPPSTAKEDNTANQSVTNCFAEDKTNQDSNIKPSKRQKHSSEPKTVNAFQRVRLEDVKFADERLQDNSYWAKGGGETGFDAKAQEILGQVEEGAFGVRRPRRSAEHTGVDKLTYKLTRSSLTIRMTSDRLASPKMGVGRSLLHLAADHFYGQLPDQSCSGWKVLEVPLHYQSTRN